The proteins below are encoded in one region of Loxodonta africana isolate mLoxAfr1 chromosome 5, mLoxAfr1.hap2, whole genome shotgun sequence:
- the ADRA2C gene encoding alpha-2C adrenergic receptor — protein MASPALAAALAVAAAAGPNASSAGDRGGGANGSGGAWGPPPGQYSAGAVAGLAAVVGFLIVFTVVGNVLVVIAVLTSRALRAPQNLFLVSLASADILVATLVMPFSLANELMAYWYFGQVWCGVYLALDVLFCTSSIVHLCAISLDRYWSVTQAVEYNLKRTPRRVKATIVAVWLISAVISFPPLVSLYRQPDGAAYPQCGLNDETWYILSSCIGSFFAPCLIMGLVYARIYRVAKLRTRTLSEKRAPGGPDGASPTTENGLGAAAGENGHCAPPPRRARADVEPDESSEAAERRRRRGALRLGGPRRGAEGADGPGPGAAATGEPGTLSAARSPGPGGRLSRASSRSVEFFLSRRRRARSSVCRRKVAQAREKRFTFVLAVVMGVFVLCWFPFFFSYSLYGICREACQVPDPLFKFFFWIGYCNSSLNPVIYTVFNQDFRRSFKHILFRRRRRGFRQ, from the coding sequence ATGGCGTCCCCGGCGCTGGCGGCGGCGCTGgcagtggcggcggcggcgggccccAACGCGAGCAGCGCCGGCGACAGAGGCGGGGGCGCCAACGGCTCGGGCGGCGCGTGGGGGCCGCCGCCTGGCCAGTACTCGGCGGGCGCCGTGGCAGGGTTGGCGGCCGTGGTGGGCTTCCTCATCGTCTTCACCGTGGTGGGCAACGTGCTGGTGGTGATCGCCGTGCTGACAAGCCGGGCGCTGCGCGCACCACAGAACCTCTTCCTGGTGTCGCTGGCCTCAGCCGACATCCTGGTGGCCACGCTGGTCATGCCCTTCTCGCTGGCCAATGAGCTTATGGCCTATTGGTACTTCGGGCAGGTGTGGTGCGGCGTGTACCTGGCGCTCGACGTGCTCTTCTGCACTTCGTCTATCGTGCACCTGTGCGCCATCAGCCTGGACCGGTACTGGTCCGTCACGCAGGCAGTCGAGTACAACCTGAAGCGCACGCCGCGCCGTGTCAAGGCCACCATCGTGGCCGTGTGGCTCATCTCGGCTGTTATCTCCTTCCCGCCGCTTGTCTCGCTCTACCGGCAGCCCGATGGCGCCGCCTACCCGCAGTGCGGCCTCAACGACGAGACCTGGTACATCCTGTCCTCGTGCATCGGCTCCTTCTTCGCGCCCTGCCTCATCATGGGCCTGGTCTACGCGCGCATCTACCGCGTGGCCAAGCTGCGCACGCGCACGCTCAGCGAGAAGCGCGCGCCCGGCGGCCCCGACGGCGCGTCCCCGACCACGGAGAACGGGCTGGGCGCGGCGGCGGGCGAGAACGGCCACTGCGCGCCCCCGCCCCGGCGAGCGCGCGCCGACGTGGAGCCGGACGAGAGCAGCGAGGCGGCCgaacggcggcggcggcggggcgcCCTGCGGCTCGGTGGTCCGCGGCGCGGCGCCGAGGGCGCGGACGGGCCTGGGCCCGGGGCGGCAGCCACGGGGGAGCCCGGCACGCTGTCGGCCGCGCGGTCCCCGGGCCCCGGCGGGCGTCTGTCGCGCGCTAGCTCGCGCTCCGTCGAGTTCTTTCTGTCGCGCCGGCGCCGGGCGCGCAGCAGCGTGTGTCGCCGCAAGGTGGCCCAGGCGCGCGAGAAGCGCTTCACCTTCGTGCTGGCAGTGGTCATGGGCGTGTTTGTGCTCTGCTGGTTCCCCTTCTTCTTCAGCTACAGCCTGTATGGCATCTGCCGAGAGGCTTGCCAGGTGCCCGACCCGCTCTTCAAATTCTTCTTCTGGATCGGCTACTGCAACAGCTCGCTCAACCCGGTCATCTACACCGTCTTCAACCAGGACTTCCGCCGCTCCTTCAAGCACATTCTCTTCCGACGGAGGAGAAGGGGCTTCAGGCAGTGA